Proteins encoded by one window of Dokdonella sp.:
- a CDS encoding M90 family metallopeptidase — translation MNPPAWWRRLRATVWPRTVIIDDADWGALVARSELFSSLDPARLARLRERCGEFLARKSFSAAAGHVLDDAQCLAIAAQACLPVLDLGIDWLDGWREIVVYPGGFRVRREHHDEHSGVITEGDDELIGEAWERGPVILSWADIAADLDDPFAGFNVVIHEIAHKLDMLDGAMNGVPRLPRTIARAEWIATMQAAYDDFVARVDAGEDMPLDPYAAEAPDEFFAVLAESWFSTPTTVQALGPGVSSLLERLFSPTPPLTGPANAA, via the coding sequence GTGAATCCGCCGGCTTGGTGGCGTCGCCTGCGCGCGACCGTGTGGCCGCGCACCGTCATCATCGACGATGCCGACTGGGGCGCGCTGGTGGCCCGCTCCGAATTGTTCTCGTCACTCGATCCGGCCCGCCTGGCACGCCTGCGCGAGCGCTGCGGCGAGTTTCTCGCACGCAAGTCGTTCAGCGCTGCCGCCGGCCATGTCCTTGATGATGCGCAGTGCCTGGCCATCGCCGCCCAAGCCTGCCTGCCCGTGCTCGACCTCGGTATCGACTGGCTCGACGGCTGGCGCGAAATCGTGGTCTATCCTGGCGGTTTCCGCGTGCGCCGCGAGCACCACGATGAACACTCCGGGGTGATCACCGAAGGCGACGACGAGCTGATCGGTGAGGCGTGGGAACGCGGCCCGGTGATCCTGTCGTGGGCCGATATCGCAGCCGATCTCGACGATCCCTTCGCCGGCTTCAACGTCGTCATCCACGAAATCGCGCACAAGCTCGACATGCTCGACGGCGCGATGAATGGCGTGCCGCGCCTGCCGCGCACGATCGCGCGCGCGGAATGGATCGCCACGATGCAGGCGGCCTACGACGATTTCGTCGCGCGCGTCGATGCCGGCGAAGACATGCCGCTCGACCCATACGCCGCCGAGGCACCGGACGAGTTCTTCGCCGTGCTCGCAGAATCCTGGTTTTCGACTCCGACCACGGTGCAGGCGCTGGGTCCCGGCGTCAGCAGCCTGCTCGAACGACTGTTTTCCCCCACTCCACCCCTCACCGGGCCTGCAAACGCTGCCTGA
- a CDS encoding tetratricopeptide repeat-containing sulfotransferase family protein, translated as MTSRKTTTASRRVAESLSRLKQALTARDLPGAERLLPGVMLLAAGDPELPLLVARTHRLAGRRGEARRVLEEGVAKSPNDLRLQFELVSLLTELDELPPAMSMLDRIAQGTLDGARLVDLAIAYDLAGVPDKALALAEQARLQGVADRRLGLQLGRLYLMLGRIDAAAAEYRSLIRAGQRVAEAWFSLLDMKTVRLDDAELAALKRLSKQHGHAPDEQTLIDFALARALEADGQYEAAFRALELANRGLRQRLRWNAASHARFIDDVARAFSRDEPPLPASAARGGEVIFLVGMPRSGSTVVEQVLASHPSVEGASELAVLPSLLAGESERRRQPFPDWVPSATADDWARLGEAYLARTARWRATRPLSTDKFPDNWKYVGAIRRMLPGAHIIDCRRDLVETCWSCYKQLFAPDLANYSYSLDDVADYCRDYLRLMAHWDTVGIPVRCQSHERLLDDREVEVRALLHFVGLPFHADCLRPHESRRPVRTASSAQVRQPLRAPSSQVEPYGALLDPLRQRLQAR; from the coding sequence ATGACATCGCGCAAGACGACCACGGCATCCCGTCGGGTGGCTGAATCCCTGTCGAGACTGAAGCAGGCACTCACGGCAAGGGATCTGCCCGGCGCCGAGCGCCTGCTGCCGGGCGTCATGTTGCTCGCGGCCGGGGACCCCGAGCTACCGCTGCTGGTCGCGCGCACGCATCGCCTCGCCGGCCGCCGTGGCGAGGCGCGCAGAGTGCTCGAGGAGGGGGTCGCGAAGTCGCCAAACGATCTGCGGCTGCAGTTCGAACTGGTGTCGTTGCTGACCGAGCTCGATGAGCTGCCTCCAGCGATGTCCATGCTCGATCGAATCGCGCAGGGAACATTGGATGGGGCGCGGCTGGTCGATCTGGCGATTGCCTATGACCTGGCCGGCGTTCCCGACAAGGCGTTGGCATTGGCCGAACAGGCGCGCTTGCAGGGCGTTGCAGACCGGCGGCTCGGGCTTCAGCTGGGGCGGCTGTATCTGATGCTCGGGCGGATCGACGCAGCGGCCGCGGAGTATCGGTCGCTGATCCGCGCCGGACAGCGGGTCGCCGAAGCCTGGTTCTCGTTGCTCGACATGAAGACCGTGCGTCTGGACGATGCCGAATTGGCGGCGCTCAAGCGCCTTTCGAAGCAGCACGGCCACGCGCCCGACGAACAGACGTTGATCGATTTCGCCCTCGCGCGCGCGCTGGAAGCCGATGGGCAATACGAGGCGGCATTCCGTGCGCTCGAACTCGCCAATCGCGGGCTGCGGCAACGCTTGCGCTGGAATGCAGCGTCGCATGCCCGCTTCATCGATGACGTCGCGCGGGCGTTCTCGCGCGACGAGCCGCCATTGCCCGCATCCGCGGCACGTGGTGGCGAAGTGATCTTCCTGGTCGGGATGCCGCGATCGGGCTCCACGGTGGTCGAACAGGTCCTGGCATCGCATCCTTCGGTCGAAGGCGCGAGCGAACTTGCAGTGCTTCCCTCACTGCTGGCCGGAGAATCCGAGCGCCGGCGACAGCCGTTTCCCGACTGGGTGCCGTCGGCGACGGCCGACGACTGGGCCCGTCTCGGCGAGGCCTACCTGGCGCGCACGGCACGCTGGCGCGCGACGCGGCCGCTGTCGACCGACAAGTTCCCGGACAACTGGAAGTACGTGGGTGCGATCCGCCGGATGCTGCCGGGTGCGCACATCATCGACTGTCGACGTGACCTCGTGGAGACCTGCTGGTCCTGCTACAAGCAGCTTTTTGCCCCTGACTTGGCCAACTATTCCTACTCACTCGACGACGTTGCGGACTATTGCCGGGACTATCTGCGCCTGATGGCGCACTGGGACACCGTGGGCATCCCGGTTCGATGCCAATCACACGAGCGACTCCTCGACGATCGCGAAGTCGAGGTCCGGGCGCTCCTGCACTTCGTTGGCCTGCCTTTCCACGCCGACTGCCTGCGCCCGCACGAAAGTCGGCGCCCGGTCCGCACGGCCAGCTCGGCACAGGTGCGCCAGCCGTTGCGGGCGCCCTCGTCGCAAGTGGAGCCGTACGGCGCGCTGCTGGATCCACTCAGGCAGCGTTTGCAGGCCCGGTGA
- a CDS encoding C25 family cysteine peptidase encodes MFIEVEHDDVYAVDHEAIVAQQPSLADCESRALYLSRAGKQVPIRVVDGGSGRFGPGARIEWVGEQLHGPQSWYNHYSINNTYLLSVADGEHSRIKDVAPHEGAPAALERVLHHESDSLMIRLDQNQQKPGEEPDVWQWAKLTHADPSPFEFEFDLPDLGGYGGVSITMNFRGLSRALRSHGHEPVSDHVVEVSINGQPVRTIQWDGRDEERFTFPLGAGIARGSGNKLQLRIPKRMPSWDERNPIVDVVMFNWIEFRFPIRGTLDERMLPFVSSSDRTHPIELQGNTDVALYGSDGIRRSGVASGRGGTRFAGAARDVTLFPAAAGRISAPVTVRAATRHLWMNPTHGYDYLIVSHASLIESIRPLAEFHERRGLKVAVIDVQDVYDAFNHGITHPQAIRNLVERAWHDWPAPKPRFLLLVGDASFDIRHDSYNDLAYAKFANNPTELAFPGHFAGIPGTQYEASSKRMAGRNLIPTWQFPSPEGQSASDNPFGAVDGDRIHPVVAVGRFPVVEPDEVKAIVDKTIGYMTKPQAGSWKRDVMFITDESDYFKSSSDEIAKEIGREGFVADKIYASKDEADNLAHQSAIKDGLNDGQLLVHFIGHGGRYIWRTGPPDIRKNHDLFTLDDVSGLSNASRLPMILSMTCYSAPFDNPTEDSIGERFLREADKGAVAVFAASWRNAPSTAFSKALVKELLAPGATIGEGIVRAKAAIDDRVLIEMYNLLGDPAVVLKRPVDTVRIALREDRWNPTLGIALPGPHFDGEVDVDWFDADGTRIAGGRYRIAQTRFELPLPRLGDGREAASVRLYAGDPRTGRDATASFDIKAERERIAARTVEPAAESASPRVPPKPTAPDTISSVGFDAEHPQLIAGN; translated from the coding sequence GTGTTCATCGAGGTCGAACACGACGACGTCTATGCAGTCGATCACGAAGCCATCGTCGCCCAGCAGCCGTCGTTGGCCGATTGCGAGAGTCGCGCACTCTACCTGAGCCGGGCCGGAAAGCAGGTTCCCATCCGTGTCGTTGATGGCGGTAGCGGTCGTTTCGGCCCGGGAGCACGGATCGAATGGGTCGGCGAGCAGCTGCATGGACCGCAGAGCTGGTACAACCACTACAGCATCAACAACACCTACCTGCTGTCGGTAGCGGACGGCGAACACTCGCGCATCAAGGATGTGGCGCCGCACGAAGGCGCTCCGGCGGCGCTCGAGCGCGTGCTCCATCACGAATCCGACAGCCTCATGATCCGCCTGGACCAGAACCAGCAGAAGCCGGGTGAAGAACCCGACGTCTGGCAATGGGCGAAGCTGACCCACGCCGATCCGTCGCCGTTCGAGTTCGAATTCGACCTCCCGGACCTCGGTGGATACGGCGGCGTGTCGATCACGATGAACTTCCGCGGCCTCTCCCGCGCGCTGCGGTCCCATGGGCACGAACCCGTGTCCGACCACGTCGTCGAGGTATCCATCAACGGGCAACCTGTCCGCACGATCCAATGGGACGGGCGTGACGAGGAACGTTTCACGTTCCCGCTCGGCGCAGGCATTGCGCGCGGATCAGGCAACAAGCTGCAGCTGCGGATTCCCAAACGCATGCCCTCGTGGGACGAGCGCAACCCTATCGTCGACGTGGTCATGTTCAACTGGATCGAGTTCCGCTTTCCGATCCGCGGCACGCTCGATGAAAGAATGCTGCCGTTCGTCAGCAGCAGTGACCGCACGCACCCCATCGAACTGCAAGGCAACACCGACGTGGCGCTGTACGGCTCCGACGGAATCCGCCGCAGTGGTGTTGCGTCAGGGCGCGGAGGCACGCGCTTCGCCGGTGCGGCACGCGATGTGACCCTGTTCCCGGCGGCCGCCGGGCGGATCTCGGCGCCTGTGACGGTGCGCGCAGCGACACGCCATTTGTGGATGAACCCGACGCATGGCTATGACTATCTGATCGTCAGCCACGCCAGCCTGATCGAGTCGATCCGGCCGCTTGCCGAGTTCCACGAGCGACGCGGCCTCAAGGTCGCCGTGATCGACGTGCAGGACGTCTACGACGCCTTCAACCACGGCATCACCCATCCGCAGGCGATCCGCAACCTCGTCGAGCGTGCCTGGCACGACTGGCCGGCACCGAAGCCGCGCTTCCTGCTGCTGGTCGGCGATGCCAGCTTCGACATCCGCCACGACAGCTACAACGACCTCGCCTACGCGAAGTTCGCCAACAATCCGACCGAGCTCGCATTCCCGGGCCATTTCGCCGGCATCCCTGGCACCCAGTACGAAGCCTCGAGCAAGCGCATGGCGGGCCGCAACCTCATCCCGACCTGGCAGTTCCCGTCACCGGAAGGACAATCCGCCAGCGACAATCCGTTTGGCGCGGTCGATGGCGACCGCATCCATCCGGTGGTTGCCGTGGGGCGCTTCCCGGTCGTCGAGCCGGATGAAGTCAAGGCGATCGTCGACAAGACGATCGGCTACATGACCAAGCCGCAGGCCGGCAGCTGGAAGCGCGACGTCATGTTCATCACCGACGAGTCGGATTACTTCAAGAGCAGTTCCGACGAGATCGCCAAGGAGATCGGCAGGGAAGGCTTCGTCGCCGACAAGATCTACGCGAGCAAGGACGAGGCCGACAACCTCGCCCACCAGAGCGCGATCAAGGACGGCCTCAACGACGGCCAGTTGCTCGTGCACTTCATCGGCCATGGTGGTCGCTACATCTGGCGCACCGGCCCGCCGGACATCCGCAAGAACCACGACCTGTTCACCCTCGATGACGTCAGCGGCCTGAGCAACGCGTCGCGCCTGCCGATGATCCTGTCGATGACCTGCTACTCGGCGCCGTTCGACAACCCGACCGAGGACTCCATCGGCGAGCGCTTCCTGCGCGAGGCCGACAAGGGCGCGGTGGCGGTCTTCGCCGCATCGTGGCGCAACGCCCCATCGACCGCGTTCAGCAAGGCCCTGGTCAAGGAATTGCTCGCCCCGGGTGCGACCATCGGCGAGGGCATCGTACGCGCCAAGGCCGCCATCGATGATCGCGTGCTGATCGAGATGTACAACCTGCTCGGCGATCCGGCAGTCGTGCTCAAGCGGCCAGTGGACACCGTGCGGATCGCGCTGCGTGAGGACCGCTGGAACCCGACGCTCGGCATCGCCCTGCCCGGCCCGCACTTCGACGGCGAGGTCGATGTCGACTGGTTCGACGCAGACGGCACGCGCATTGCCGGTGGCCGCTATCGGATCGCGCAGACCCGCTTCGAACTGCCACTGCCGCGACTGGGTGACGGCCGCGAGGCCGCCAGTGTGCGCCTCTATGCCGGCGATCCGCGAACCGGCCGCGACGCCACCGCAAGCTTCGACATCAAGGCCGAGCGTGAACGCATCGCTGCACGCACTGTCGAGCCCGCGGCTGAATCAGCCAGCCCGCGCGTACCACCGAAACCCACGGCGCCCGACACGATCTCGAGTGTTGGATTCGACGCCGAGCATCCCCAGCTGATCGCCGGAAACTGA